TTTATAATATGGTGTAGCATAAGAAGCGCCTAAACGATAGCGAAGACGGTTAGAAAACTTACGCCCCTTTTCATTGGGACAAAACTCTGCCCCCAAGGTTAATTTGTGGCGATCTTTGTAGATACTGTTGGAAAGAACATATTTTGGCACACCATTCTCCAATGTATATTCTGGATAGCCTACTTTACCAAACTGCATCAATGAATAGTCAACGCCTACCTTCAATTTATTGTTGTGATTAAACATCAAGCCACCTCCAAATGTTGTTGGAAGTTCTAAACCATTCTTAATTTTCAAAGAAGTAGTATCAGACACGTTCGTTTGTGAGTTGTTTGAAATGATTCTGCATTCAGGATCTACATCTAACTTGTGTCCCAAACCATAGGTTGCACCAATGGTCAACTCATCTTTCTTTGACAGGCGAGCAGTATATTGCACACCGAAATCAAGTTTGTAGTTGTTCACAGTCGCCGTATAATACTTTGAGATGGTATTAACATAAGCATCACTGTAAGAGTTAACCACAGAACGTGTATAGTTTCCCCAAAGATAAGCAATATTTGCACCTATAGACAAACCTGTAAATGGTTGCCAGCCCACACCGAGATAAACTTGGTGCAGTCCCCCATTACCTTCAAATGTATTTGTGTAAGTCTGATAAGATGGCGACTGCTTGTTATTCAAATCTCCTGTTGTAGCATATTTGTATCCGATATTTGAATAAGGAATAACACCAAAGCTAACGCCAACATGTTTGGCTGCACGGAATCCCGCTACAACATAATCAAACACACCGTTCTTAGCATTCTTCTTAACACCATTCTCTTTAAAATTCGTCAATTGACCAGAGAAACCTGCATCAAATATAAATGACAAAGAGTCCAAAGAAGAATAAGATGCAGGGTTCATGTAGTTGATTTGGCCATGTTCATGAAAACCCAAGCCTAAGCCATTCATTCCCCGATTAAACCCTGTACCATAATCGGACAATAAACCTAAGCCATATTGACTATATGGTGAATTAGTGCCACTTTGAGCTAATGCTGTTGTTGATATTGCAGTCAACAAGGTAGCGCTTAATAATAGTTTATTCATAATTGCTATATAATTGCTTGCAAAATTATCAAAAAAATCAGAAACAAATGCATGATAACTCAGAAATATAAGCTATTTTTGCATTGTGAAACGTTTTCAATATATTTTCAGAAGTGTACTGCTTGTTTTTTCAATGTCTTTTACACATAATATCCAAGCAGCACAAACATCGTCTGACATTTATGGTGATTCCATGCAAATCAGCCTACTTACTTGTGGCCCAGGACATGAGATTTATTCTCTGTACGGACATACAGCAATAAGGTTTCAGGATTTGAGAAATCATCAAGATCTTGTCATTAATTACGGGATATTCTCATTTCGTCAGAAATATTTTATATTGAGATTTGTTTTTGGTTTGACAGACTATGAAATGGGTATTATACCCTATGAAGACTTCTACGAAGAGTATAAAAGCGAAGGGAGATGGGTGAAAGAACAAACTCTAAATCTTTCACCTCAAGACAAGCAAAATATCGCTTTGGCTATAGATAAAAACTACATGCCAGAAAACAGGACATATCGTTATAATTATTTCTACGATAACTGCACGACAAGAGCACGCGACATCTTAATCAATAATATGAATGGTTTTGTTGATTATCATGGTTACCAACATTTTACATCGTCATATAGGGAGGAAATCCATCAGTGGAACAAACAACATCAATGGGCTAAATGGGGCAACGATTTACTCCTTGGTCTTAAGGCTGACCGCCCACTTTCAATGGAGGAACGACAATTTCTTCCTGATTCCCTAAGTCATGATTTTCAACATGCGACTGTAAACTATGGACATGGAAAAACAAAAGAACTCGTCAGTAAAAGTTTTTACTTGCTCTCTCCCACACCAATAAACAACATGGAAGATAATGATTTCTTCAATAAATTTACACCCAACATTCTGATATTCTTTATCGTTGTGATAGCCATAACATCTACTGTACTACAAAGAAAAGCCAGATGCTACTATATCCTGACTTTCTCTGTTTTATGGTTAGTAACTGGACTTTGTGGTTTTATACTCACTGCAATGATCTTCAGTCAACATCCTACCGTAAGTCTTAATTTACAGATATTCATACTTAATCCGCTCAACCTATTACTACTTTTCCCAAAAATCCGCAATAAGAGAAACTACCAACTTCTCATAATCTCATGTTATACAATAGGATGTATCGGAAGTTTTTTCCAAACTTTTGCAGACGGAATACAACTCTTGGCATTCGTTTTGCTTATAACAAGCGTCATGTCATTCAGAGTCGCACAAAATCAACATCAATTATTATAAGAAAACAACGTGAACAGATATATTGCCATACTGATAGCCGCATTAACTTCTGCAGAGATGCAAGCATTCGAACTTGCACCGCGGTTAATCGTCAACATCACTATTGATCAGCTGAATGCAGACTATATTGATGCCTTTTCGCCTTTCTTTAAGGCTGCTGGCTTTCAGAAACTTATGCAAGAAGGGAAAACGTATGAGGTAGCCTCTTGTCCATTCACACCTGTTTCTGTTCCCTCATCCATTGCAACTATTGCAACAGGTACAACTCCTTTCCACCATGGTATTATTGGCAGTCAATGGATAGACCGCACCACGCTACACCCTGTTTACTGCGTTGATGAAAAACAATACATCTATGGTCCTTCTCAATTAAAGACATCAACTGTTGGTGACGAGATGAAGGTTTCGACGCATGGGAAAAGCATT
The nucleotide sequence above comes from Segatella oris. Encoded proteins:
- a CDS encoding DUF4105 domain-containing protein, which produces MKRFQYIFRSVLLVFSMSFTHNIQAAQTSSDIYGDSMQISLLTCGPGHEIYSLYGHTAIRFQDLRNHQDLVINYGIFSFRQKYFILRFVFGLTDYEMGIIPYEDFYEEYKSEGRWVKEQTLNLSPQDKQNIALAIDKNYMPENRTYRYNYFYDNCTTRARDILINNMNGFVDYHGYQHFTSSYREEIHQWNKQHQWAKWGNDLLLGLKADRPLSMEERQFLPDSLSHDFQHATVNYGHGKTKELVSKSFYLLSPTPINNMEDNDFFNKFTPNILIFFIVVIAITSTVLQRKARCYYILTFSVLWLVTGLCGFILTAMIFSQHPTVSLNLQIFILNPLNLLLLFPKIRNKRNYQLLIISCYTIGCIGSFFQTFADGIQLLAFVLLITSVMSFRVAQNQHQLL